A stretch of Rhododendron vialii isolate Sample 1 chromosome 4a, ASM3025357v1 DNA encodes these proteins:
- the LOC131324556 gene encoding phospholipase D zeta 1 isoform X2 — MLSEWLQNLGLGDQTAVVQDDDEPEDETAPLHPDEITRSRDVPSSAALPIIRPAIGRQHSMSDQAKVAMQGYLNHFLSNLDIVNSREVCKFLEVSKLSFSSEYGPKLKEEYVLVKHLPRIPRDDDHTKCCSCRWFSCCNDNWQKVWAVLKPGFLALLKEPFDAKPLDIIVFDVLPASDGNGEGRVSLATEVKERNPLRHSFKVSCGVRSIKLRSKSNAKVKDWVAAINDAGLRPPEGWCHPHRFGSFAPPRGLTEDGSQAQWFVDGQTAFEAIALAIEEAKSEIFICGWWLCPELYLRRPFHAHASSRLDALLEAKAKEGVQIYILLYKEVAIALKINSVYSKQKLLGIHENVRVLRYPDHFSSGVYLWSHHEKLVIVDYHVCFIGGLDLCFGRYDSSEHKVGDQPPMVWPGKDFYNPRESEPNSWEDAMKDELDRQKYPRMPWHDVHCALWGPPCRDIARHFVQRWNYAKRNKAPNEQAIPLLMPQQHMVIPHYMSGNREMDVQTHNEDNHKEIKRQDSFSSLSSYQDVPLLMPQEADVLDTSNGDSKLNGLDKNHNFHDQPSKGRSPFSFRKPKIERFMSDMPLKGFVDDLGTLDSGRKLYSDILVLPGPRTSDKEWWETQERGDQVVSADETGQVGPRVTCHCQVIRSVSQWSAGTSQIEESIHNAYCSLIEKAEHFIYIENQFFISGLSGDDIIRNRVLEAIYRRVMRAFNEKKCFRVVIVIPLLPGFQGGVDDSGAAAVRTIMHWQYRTICRGQYSILHNLSDLLGPKLHDYISFYGLRAYGRLFEGGPVATSQVYVHSKIMIIDDCISLIGSANINDRSLLGSRDSEIGVLIEDTEFVDSWMGGKPWKAGKFASSLRLALWSEHLGLSAGEISQIKDPVVDSTYKDIWMATAKTNTMIYQDVFSCLPNDLIHSRVSLRQCMTQWKEKLGHTTIDLGIAPEKLESYQDGNIKGTNPMERLESIKGHLVSFPLEFMCKEDLRPVFNESEYYASQVFH; from the exons ATGCTATC AGAATGGCTTCAAAACCTTGGGTTAGGCGATCAAACAGCAGTTGTGCAAGATGACGATGAACCTGAGGATGAGACTGCTCCTTTACATCCGGACGAGATCACTAGAAGCAG AGATGTTCCATCAAGTGCTGCTCTGCCTATTATTCGGCCTGCTATTGGAAGGCAGCACTCCATGTCAGATCAAGCAAAGGTTGCAATGCAAGGGTACTTGAATCACTTCCTTAGCAACTTGGATATTGTGAACTCTCGGGAG GTTTGCAAGTTTTTGGAGGTTTCTAAGTTATCCTTCTCATCGGAGTATGGTCCTAAGTTAAAAGAAGAGTATGTATTGGTGAAGCATTTACCACGAATTCCAAGAGATGATGATCATACAAAATGTTGTTCATGTCGTTGGTTCAGTTGCTGTAACGACAACTGGCAAAAG GTTTGGGCTGTTCTGAAACCTGGATTTTTGGCCCTGCTAAAAGAACCCTTTGATGCCAAGCCTTTAGATATTATAGTTTTTGATGTACTGCCAGCCTCGGATGGAAATGGAGAGGGCCGAGTGTCATTAGCGACAGAAGTAAAGGAACGTAACCCTTTACGCCATTCCTTCAAA GTATCTTGTGGAGTCCGGAGCATAAAGTTGAGATCCAAGAGCAATGCTAAAGTTAAAGACTGGGTTGCTGCAATTAATGATGCTGGTCTTCGACCTCCTGAGGGGTGGTGTCATCCTCACCGCTTTGGTTCTTTCGCTCCTCCACGGGGCTTGACTGAAGATGGTAGTCAGGCTCAGTGGTTCGTAGATGGTCAAACAGCATTTGAGGCTATTGCTTTGGCAATTGAGGAAGCAAAATCAGAG atttttatttgtggctGGTGGCTGTGCCCAGAACTGTATCTCCGAAGGCCTTTTCATGCTCATGCATCTTCTCGGCTTGATGCCCTACTGGAAGCAAAAGCAAAGGAAGGTGTTCAG ATTTACATTCTTCTGTACAAGGAGGTCGCTATTGCCCTGAAAATCAACAGCGTTTATAGTAAGCAAAAGCTTCTTGGCATTCATGAGAATGTCAGAGTACTGCGTTATCCTGACCATTTTTCCAGTGGTGTCTATCTCTG GTCCCACCATGAAAAACTTGTCATTGTTGATTACCATGTTTGCTTTATTGGTGGCTTGGATCTGTGCTTTGGGCGTTATGACTCATCTGAACACAAAGTGGGGGATCAGCCTCCTATGGTATGGCCTGGGAAGGACTTCTATAACCCAAG gGAATCTGAACCTAATTCTTGGGAGGATGCAATGAAAGATGAATTGGATCGTCAAAAATATCCACGCATGCCTTGGCATGACGTTCATTGTGCCCTTTGGGGACCACCCTGTCGTGATATTGCCAGACACTTTGTTCAACGCTGGAACTATGCAAAG AGAAACAAAGCTCCGAATGAGCAAGCAATTCCGTTGCTCATGCCTCAGCAACACATGGTTATTCCGCATTACATGAGTGGAAACAGAGAGATGGATGTCCAAACCCATAATGAAGACAATCATAAAGAGATCAAAAGACAGGATTCCTTTTCTTCTCTATCATCTTACCAAGATGTTCCTCTGCTAATGCCTCAAGAGGCCGATGTGCTGGATACTTCCAATGGTGACTCAAAATTAAATGGGTTGGATAAGAATCACAACTTCCATGATCAGCCAAGCAAGGGAAGAAGTCCTTTCTCGTTCCGAAAGCCCAAAATTGAGCGTTTTATGTCAGATATGCCCCTGAAAGGCTTTGTCGATGACCTCGGAACATTGGATTCTGGACGCAAGTTATATTCAGATATTCTGGTGTTGCCTGGCCCTAGAACTTCTGATAAAGAATGGTGGGAGACACAGGAAAGGGGTGATCAGGTTGTCTCTGCTGATGAAACTGGGCAAGTTGGTCCTCGTGTTACATGTCATTGTCAG GTCATAAGGAGTGTCAGCCAATGGTCTGCTGGAACCAGCCAAATTGAAGAGAGCATTCACAATGCTTATTGTTCTCTTATTGAAAAGGCAGAACACTTCATCTATATTGAG AACCAATTCTTCATATCAGGTCTTTCAGGAGATGATATTATAAGGAACCGTGTACTAGAAGCAATATATAGGCGTGTCATGCGAGCATTCAATGAGAAGAAGTGTTTTAGGGTTGTTATTGTCATACCACTCCTACCAGGCTTCCAG GGGGGTGTGGATGACAGTGGTGCTGCGGCTGTGAGAACTATTATGCATTGGCAGTATCGAACAATATGCCGAGGACAGTATTCAATATTGCATAATCTTTCTGATCTTTTGGGGCCAAAGTTGCATGATTACATATCTTTCTATGGCCTTAGAGCTTACGGCAGACTTTTTGAGGGTGGTCCTGTGGCAACCAGTCAG GTTTATGTGCATAGCAAAATCATGATAATTGATGACTGTATATCCTTGATAGGATCAGCTAATATTAATGACAGGAGCTTGCTTGGATCAAGAGATTCTGAG ATTGGTGTACTTATTGAAGACACAGAATTTGTTGATTCGTGGATGGGAGGGAAGCCTTGGAAAGCAGGAAAATTTGCTTCAAGTCTTCGCCTTGCCCTATGGTCTGAACACCTTGGTCTTTCTGCCGGAGAG aTTAGTCAAATAAAGGACCCCGTGGTTGATTCAACTTACAAAGACATATGGATGGCAACTGCTAAG ACAAATACCATGATCTACCAAGATGTTTTTTCCTGCCTCCCAAATGATCTAATACATTCCAG AGTCTCACTGAGACAATGCATGACCCAGTGGAAGGAAAAACTTGGCCATACTACCATTGACCTAGGGATAGCCCCAGAGAAACTAGAATCTTATCAAGATGGTAATATCAAGGGCACCAATCCCATGGAGAGATTAGAGTCAATAAAAGGACATCTTGTTTCCTTTCCTTTGGAGTTCATGTGCAAGGAAGATTTACGACCCGTGTTCAACGAAAGCGAGTACTATGCTTCTCAAGTTTTTCATTAG
- the LOC131324556 gene encoding phospholipase D zeta 1 isoform X1, with amino-acid sequence MAASEQLMTAGGSHRYMQMQTTDPLPSMTSSFLSSGLEYTTRVFEELPKARIISVSRPDAGDISPMLLTYTIEFQYRQFKWQLVKKAPQVFYLHFALKKRAFIEEIQEKQEQVREWLQNLGLGDQTAVVQDDDEPEDETAPLHPDEITRSRDVPSSAALPIIRPAIGRQHSMSDQAKVAMQGYLNHFLSNLDIVNSREVCKFLEVSKLSFSSEYGPKLKEEYVLVKHLPRIPRDDDHTKCCSCRWFSCCNDNWQKVWAVLKPGFLALLKEPFDAKPLDIIVFDVLPASDGNGEGRVSLATEVKERNPLRHSFKVSCGVRSIKLRSKSNAKVKDWVAAINDAGLRPPEGWCHPHRFGSFAPPRGLTEDGSQAQWFVDGQTAFEAIALAIEEAKSEIFICGWWLCPELYLRRPFHAHASSRLDALLEAKAKEGVQIYILLYKEVAIALKINSVYSKQKLLGIHENVRVLRYPDHFSSGVYLWSHHEKLVIVDYHVCFIGGLDLCFGRYDSSEHKVGDQPPMVWPGKDFYNPRESEPNSWEDAMKDELDRQKYPRMPWHDVHCALWGPPCRDIARHFVQRWNYAKRNKAPNEQAIPLLMPQQHMVIPHYMSGNREMDVQTHNEDNHKEIKRQDSFSSLSSYQDVPLLMPQEADVLDTSNGDSKLNGLDKNHNFHDQPSKGRSPFSFRKPKIERFMSDMPLKGFVDDLGTLDSGRKLYSDILVLPGPRTSDKEWWETQERGDQVVSADETGQVGPRVTCHCQVIRSVSQWSAGTSQIEESIHNAYCSLIEKAEHFIYIENQFFISGLSGDDIIRNRVLEAIYRRVMRAFNEKKCFRVVIVIPLLPGFQGGVDDSGAAAVRTIMHWQYRTICRGQYSILHNLSDLLGPKLHDYISFYGLRAYGRLFEGGPVATSQVYVHSKIMIIDDCISLIGSANINDRSLLGSRDSEIGVLIEDTEFVDSWMGGKPWKAGKFASSLRLALWSEHLGLSAGEISQIKDPVVDSTYKDIWMATAKTNTMIYQDVFSCLPNDLIHSRVSLRQCMTQWKEKLGHTTIDLGIAPEKLESYQDGNIKGTNPMERLESIKGHLVSFPLEFMCKEDLRPVFNESEYYASQVFH; translated from the exons ATGGCAGCATCGGAGCAATTAATGACCGCCGGCGGCAGCCACCGGTACATGCAAATGCAGACGACTGATCCGTTGCCGTCGATGACGTCATCCTTCTTGTCGTCAGGTCTCGAGTACACCACTCGTGTTTTCGAGGAGCTGCCCAAGGCCAGAATCATATCCGTCTCTCGCCCCGACGCCGGTGACATCAGCCCCATGCTTCTCACCTACACCATTGAATTCCAATACAGACAG ttcaagtGGCAGTTAGTGAAGAAAGCTCCACAAGTATTTTATTTGCACTTTGCATTGAAGAAGCGCGCATTTATCGAGGAAATTCAAGAAAAGCAAGAGCAG GTTAGAGAATGGCTTCAAAACCTTGGGTTAGGCGATCAAACAGCAGTTGTGCAAGATGACGATGAACCTGAGGATGAGACTGCTCCTTTACATCCGGACGAGATCACTAGAAGCAG AGATGTTCCATCAAGTGCTGCTCTGCCTATTATTCGGCCTGCTATTGGAAGGCAGCACTCCATGTCAGATCAAGCAAAGGTTGCAATGCAAGGGTACTTGAATCACTTCCTTAGCAACTTGGATATTGTGAACTCTCGGGAG GTTTGCAAGTTTTTGGAGGTTTCTAAGTTATCCTTCTCATCGGAGTATGGTCCTAAGTTAAAAGAAGAGTATGTATTGGTGAAGCATTTACCACGAATTCCAAGAGATGATGATCATACAAAATGTTGTTCATGTCGTTGGTTCAGTTGCTGTAACGACAACTGGCAAAAG GTTTGGGCTGTTCTGAAACCTGGATTTTTGGCCCTGCTAAAAGAACCCTTTGATGCCAAGCCTTTAGATATTATAGTTTTTGATGTACTGCCAGCCTCGGATGGAAATGGAGAGGGCCGAGTGTCATTAGCGACAGAAGTAAAGGAACGTAACCCTTTACGCCATTCCTTCAAA GTATCTTGTGGAGTCCGGAGCATAAAGTTGAGATCCAAGAGCAATGCTAAAGTTAAAGACTGGGTTGCTGCAATTAATGATGCTGGTCTTCGACCTCCTGAGGGGTGGTGTCATCCTCACCGCTTTGGTTCTTTCGCTCCTCCACGGGGCTTGACTGAAGATGGTAGTCAGGCTCAGTGGTTCGTAGATGGTCAAACAGCATTTGAGGCTATTGCTTTGGCAATTGAGGAAGCAAAATCAGAG atttttatttgtggctGGTGGCTGTGCCCAGAACTGTATCTCCGAAGGCCTTTTCATGCTCATGCATCTTCTCGGCTTGATGCCCTACTGGAAGCAAAAGCAAAGGAAGGTGTTCAG ATTTACATTCTTCTGTACAAGGAGGTCGCTATTGCCCTGAAAATCAACAGCGTTTATAGTAAGCAAAAGCTTCTTGGCATTCATGAGAATGTCAGAGTACTGCGTTATCCTGACCATTTTTCCAGTGGTGTCTATCTCTG GTCCCACCATGAAAAACTTGTCATTGTTGATTACCATGTTTGCTTTATTGGTGGCTTGGATCTGTGCTTTGGGCGTTATGACTCATCTGAACACAAAGTGGGGGATCAGCCTCCTATGGTATGGCCTGGGAAGGACTTCTATAACCCAAG gGAATCTGAACCTAATTCTTGGGAGGATGCAATGAAAGATGAATTGGATCGTCAAAAATATCCACGCATGCCTTGGCATGACGTTCATTGTGCCCTTTGGGGACCACCCTGTCGTGATATTGCCAGACACTTTGTTCAACGCTGGAACTATGCAAAG AGAAACAAAGCTCCGAATGAGCAAGCAATTCCGTTGCTCATGCCTCAGCAACACATGGTTATTCCGCATTACATGAGTGGAAACAGAGAGATGGATGTCCAAACCCATAATGAAGACAATCATAAAGAGATCAAAAGACAGGATTCCTTTTCTTCTCTATCATCTTACCAAGATGTTCCTCTGCTAATGCCTCAAGAGGCCGATGTGCTGGATACTTCCAATGGTGACTCAAAATTAAATGGGTTGGATAAGAATCACAACTTCCATGATCAGCCAAGCAAGGGAAGAAGTCCTTTCTCGTTCCGAAAGCCCAAAATTGAGCGTTTTATGTCAGATATGCCCCTGAAAGGCTTTGTCGATGACCTCGGAACATTGGATTCTGGACGCAAGTTATATTCAGATATTCTGGTGTTGCCTGGCCCTAGAACTTCTGATAAAGAATGGTGGGAGACACAGGAAAGGGGTGATCAGGTTGTCTCTGCTGATGAAACTGGGCAAGTTGGTCCTCGTGTTACATGTCATTGTCAG GTCATAAGGAGTGTCAGCCAATGGTCTGCTGGAACCAGCCAAATTGAAGAGAGCATTCACAATGCTTATTGTTCTCTTATTGAAAAGGCAGAACACTTCATCTATATTGAG AACCAATTCTTCATATCAGGTCTTTCAGGAGATGATATTATAAGGAACCGTGTACTAGAAGCAATATATAGGCGTGTCATGCGAGCATTCAATGAGAAGAAGTGTTTTAGGGTTGTTATTGTCATACCACTCCTACCAGGCTTCCAG GGGGGTGTGGATGACAGTGGTGCTGCGGCTGTGAGAACTATTATGCATTGGCAGTATCGAACAATATGCCGAGGACAGTATTCAATATTGCATAATCTTTCTGATCTTTTGGGGCCAAAGTTGCATGATTACATATCTTTCTATGGCCTTAGAGCTTACGGCAGACTTTTTGAGGGTGGTCCTGTGGCAACCAGTCAG GTTTATGTGCATAGCAAAATCATGATAATTGATGACTGTATATCCTTGATAGGATCAGCTAATATTAATGACAGGAGCTTGCTTGGATCAAGAGATTCTGAG ATTGGTGTACTTATTGAAGACACAGAATTTGTTGATTCGTGGATGGGAGGGAAGCCTTGGAAAGCAGGAAAATTTGCTTCAAGTCTTCGCCTTGCCCTATGGTCTGAACACCTTGGTCTTTCTGCCGGAGAG aTTAGTCAAATAAAGGACCCCGTGGTTGATTCAACTTACAAAGACATATGGATGGCAACTGCTAAG ACAAATACCATGATCTACCAAGATGTTTTTTCCTGCCTCCCAAATGATCTAATACATTCCAG AGTCTCACTGAGACAATGCATGACCCAGTGGAAGGAAAAACTTGGCCATACTACCATTGACCTAGGGATAGCCCCAGAGAAACTAGAATCTTATCAAGATGGTAATATCAAGGGCACCAATCCCATGGAGAGATTAGAGTCAATAAAAGGACATCTTGTTTCCTTTCCTTTGGAGTTCATGTGCAAGGAAGATTTACGACCCGTGTTCAACGAAAGCGAGTACTATGCTTCTCAAGTTTTTCATTAG
- the LOC131324556 gene encoding phospholipase D zeta 1 isoform X3 — translation MTMNLRMRLLLYIRTRSLEAGVFLFRDVPSSAALPIIRPAIGRQHSMSDQAKVAMQGYLNHFLSNLDIVNSREVCKFLEVSKLSFSSEYGPKLKEEYVLVKHLPRIPRDDDHTKCCSCRWFSCCNDNWQKVWAVLKPGFLALLKEPFDAKPLDIIVFDVLPASDGNGEGRVSLATEVKERNPLRHSFKVSCGVRSIKLRSKSNAKVKDWVAAINDAGLRPPEGWCHPHRFGSFAPPRGLTEDGSQAQWFVDGQTAFEAIALAIEEAKSEIFICGWWLCPELYLRRPFHAHASSRLDALLEAKAKEGVQIYILLYKEVAIALKINSVYSKQKLLGIHENVRVLRYPDHFSSGVYLWSHHEKLVIVDYHVCFIGGLDLCFGRYDSSEHKVGDQPPMVWPGKDFYNPRESEPNSWEDAMKDELDRQKYPRMPWHDVHCALWGPPCRDIARHFVQRWNYAKRNKAPNEQAIPLLMPQQHMVIPHYMSGNREMDVQTHNEDNHKEIKRQDSFSSLSSYQDVPLLMPQEADVLDTSNGDSKLNGLDKNHNFHDQPSKGRSPFSFRKPKIERFMSDMPLKGFVDDLGTLDSGRKLYSDILVLPGPRTSDKEWWETQERGDQVVSADETGQVGPRVTCHCQVIRSVSQWSAGTSQIEESIHNAYCSLIEKAEHFIYIENQFFISGLSGDDIIRNRVLEAIYRRVMRAFNEKKCFRVVIVIPLLPGFQGGVDDSGAAAVRTIMHWQYRTICRGQYSILHNLSDLLGPKLHDYISFYGLRAYGRLFEGGPVATSQVYVHSKIMIIDDCISLIGSANINDRSLLGSRDSEIGVLIEDTEFVDSWMGGKPWKAGKFASSLRLALWSEHLGLSAGEISQIKDPVVDSTYKDIWMATAKTNTMIYQDVFSCLPNDLIHSRVSLRQCMTQWKEKLGHTTIDLGIAPEKLESYQDGNIKGTNPMERLESIKGHLVSFPLEFMCKEDLRPVFNESEYYASQVFH, via the exons ATGACGATGAACCTGAGGATGAGACTGCTCCTTTACATCCGGACGAGATCACTAGAAGCAG gtgtttttttgttcagAGATGTTCCATCAAGTGCTGCTCTGCCTATTATTCGGCCTGCTATTGGAAGGCAGCACTCCATGTCAGATCAAGCAAAGGTTGCAATGCAAGGGTACTTGAATCACTTCCTTAGCAACTTGGATATTGTGAACTCTCGGGAG GTTTGCAAGTTTTTGGAGGTTTCTAAGTTATCCTTCTCATCGGAGTATGGTCCTAAGTTAAAAGAAGAGTATGTATTGGTGAAGCATTTACCACGAATTCCAAGAGATGATGATCATACAAAATGTTGTTCATGTCGTTGGTTCAGTTGCTGTAACGACAACTGGCAAAAG GTTTGGGCTGTTCTGAAACCTGGATTTTTGGCCCTGCTAAAAGAACCCTTTGATGCCAAGCCTTTAGATATTATAGTTTTTGATGTACTGCCAGCCTCGGATGGAAATGGAGAGGGCCGAGTGTCATTAGCGACAGAAGTAAAGGAACGTAACCCTTTACGCCATTCCTTCAAA GTATCTTGTGGAGTCCGGAGCATAAAGTTGAGATCCAAGAGCAATGCTAAAGTTAAAGACTGGGTTGCTGCAATTAATGATGCTGGTCTTCGACCTCCTGAGGGGTGGTGTCATCCTCACCGCTTTGGTTCTTTCGCTCCTCCACGGGGCTTGACTGAAGATGGTAGTCAGGCTCAGTGGTTCGTAGATGGTCAAACAGCATTTGAGGCTATTGCTTTGGCAATTGAGGAAGCAAAATCAGAG atttttatttgtggctGGTGGCTGTGCCCAGAACTGTATCTCCGAAGGCCTTTTCATGCTCATGCATCTTCTCGGCTTGATGCCCTACTGGAAGCAAAAGCAAAGGAAGGTGTTCAG ATTTACATTCTTCTGTACAAGGAGGTCGCTATTGCCCTGAAAATCAACAGCGTTTATAGTAAGCAAAAGCTTCTTGGCATTCATGAGAATGTCAGAGTACTGCGTTATCCTGACCATTTTTCCAGTGGTGTCTATCTCTG GTCCCACCATGAAAAACTTGTCATTGTTGATTACCATGTTTGCTTTATTGGTGGCTTGGATCTGTGCTTTGGGCGTTATGACTCATCTGAACACAAAGTGGGGGATCAGCCTCCTATGGTATGGCCTGGGAAGGACTTCTATAACCCAAG gGAATCTGAACCTAATTCTTGGGAGGATGCAATGAAAGATGAATTGGATCGTCAAAAATATCCACGCATGCCTTGGCATGACGTTCATTGTGCCCTTTGGGGACCACCCTGTCGTGATATTGCCAGACACTTTGTTCAACGCTGGAACTATGCAAAG AGAAACAAAGCTCCGAATGAGCAAGCAATTCCGTTGCTCATGCCTCAGCAACACATGGTTATTCCGCATTACATGAGTGGAAACAGAGAGATGGATGTCCAAACCCATAATGAAGACAATCATAAAGAGATCAAAAGACAGGATTCCTTTTCTTCTCTATCATCTTACCAAGATGTTCCTCTGCTAATGCCTCAAGAGGCCGATGTGCTGGATACTTCCAATGGTGACTCAAAATTAAATGGGTTGGATAAGAATCACAACTTCCATGATCAGCCAAGCAAGGGAAGAAGTCCTTTCTCGTTCCGAAAGCCCAAAATTGAGCGTTTTATGTCAGATATGCCCCTGAAAGGCTTTGTCGATGACCTCGGAACATTGGATTCTGGACGCAAGTTATATTCAGATATTCTGGTGTTGCCTGGCCCTAGAACTTCTGATAAAGAATGGTGGGAGACACAGGAAAGGGGTGATCAGGTTGTCTCTGCTGATGAAACTGGGCAAGTTGGTCCTCGTGTTACATGTCATTGTCAG GTCATAAGGAGTGTCAGCCAATGGTCTGCTGGAACCAGCCAAATTGAAGAGAGCATTCACAATGCTTATTGTTCTCTTATTGAAAAGGCAGAACACTTCATCTATATTGAG AACCAATTCTTCATATCAGGTCTTTCAGGAGATGATATTATAAGGAACCGTGTACTAGAAGCAATATATAGGCGTGTCATGCGAGCATTCAATGAGAAGAAGTGTTTTAGGGTTGTTATTGTCATACCACTCCTACCAGGCTTCCAG GGGGGTGTGGATGACAGTGGTGCTGCGGCTGTGAGAACTATTATGCATTGGCAGTATCGAACAATATGCCGAGGACAGTATTCAATATTGCATAATCTTTCTGATCTTTTGGGGCCAAAGTTGCATGATTACATATCTTTCTATGGCCTTAGAGCTTACGGCAGACTTTTTGAGGGTGGTCCTGTGGCAACCAGTCAG GTTTATGTGCATAGCAAAATCATGATAATTGATGACTGTATATCCTTGATAGGATCAGCTAATATTAATGACAGGAGCTTGCTTGGATCAAGAGATTCTGAG ATTGGTGTACTTATTGAAGACACAGAATTTGTTGATTCGTGGATGGGAGGGAAGCCTTGGAAAGCAGGAAAATTTGCTTCAAGTCTTCGCCTTGCCCTATGGTCTGAACACCTTGGTCTTTCTGCCGGAGAG aTTAGTCAAATAAAGGACCCCGTGGTTGATTCAACTTACAAAGACATATGGATGGCAACTGCTAAG ACAAATACCATGATCTACCAAGATGTTTTTTCCTGCCTCCCAAATGATCTAATACATTCCAG AGTCTCACTGAGACAATGCATGACCCAGTGGAAGGAAAAACTTGGCCATACTACCATTGACCTAGGGATAGCCCCAGAGAAACTAGAATCTTATCAAGATGGTAATATCAAGGGCACCAATCCCATGGAGAGATTAGAGTCAATAAAAGGACATCTTGTTTCCTTTCCTTTGGAGTTCATGTGCAAGGAAGATTTACGACCCGTGTTCAACGAAAGCGAGTACTATGCTTCTCAAGTTTTTCATTAG